The genomic interval TATGGTAATGATATGGCCAGCTGCGATATCAACGGTGAAGATGAAAAAAGcggaaaaaacaaatcaaaaagcgATAGCCTGATGGGTACGCTAAAAAGGCGGCTTTCTGCAAAACAGAAGTCAAAAGGCAAGGCGGGCACACCCTCTGGGAGCTCTGCCGATGAGGacaccttctcctcctcctcagcaccCATAGTCTTTAAAGGCGTGAGAGCTCAGAGGCCGATAAGGTCCACCTCGCTCCGCAGCCATCACTACAGTCCCACGCCCTGGCCTCTGCGGCCCACAAACTCCGAAGAGACCTGCATCAAGATGGAGGTGAGAGTCAAGGCCTTGGTTCACTCTTCCAGCCCGAGTCCAGCCCTGAATGGCGTCCGGAAGGATTTCCACGACCTCCAGTCTGAGACCACGTGCCAGGAGCAAGCCAATTCACTGAAGAGCTCGGCTTCTCATAATGGAGACCTGCATCTTCACCTGGATGAACATATGCCTGTCGTTATTGGACTTATGCCTCAGGACTACATTCAGTATACTGTGCCTTTAGATGAGGGGATGTATCCTTTGGAAGGATCACGGAGCTATTGTCTGGACAGCTCTTCTCCCATGGAAGTCTCTGCGGTTCCTCCTCAAGTGGGAGGGCGCGCTTTCCCCGAGGATGAGAGTCAGGTAGACCAGGACCTAGTTGTCGCCCCAGAGATCTTTGTGGATCAGTCCGTGAATGGCTTGTTGATTGGCACCACGGGAGTCATGTTGCAGAGCCCGAGAGCGGGTCACGATGATGTCCCTCCACTCTCACCATTGCTACCTCCAATGCAGAATAATCAAATCCAAAGGAACTTCAGTGGACTCACTGGCACAGAAGCCCACGTGGCTGAAAGTATGCGCTGTCATTTGAATTTTGATCCGAACTCTGCTCCTGGGGTTGCAAGAGTTTATGACTCAGTGCAAAGTAGTGGTCCCATGGTTGTGACAAGCCTTACAGAGGAGCTGAAAAAACTTGCAAAGCAAGGATGGTACTGGGGACCAATCACACGTTGGGAGGCAGAAGGGAAGCTAGCAAACGTGCCAGATGGTTCTTTTCTTGTTCGGGACAGTTCTGACGACCGTTACCTTTTAAGCTTGAGCTTTCGCTCCCATGGTAAAACACTTCACACTAGAATTGAGCACTCAAATGGTAGGTTTAGCTTTTATGAACAGCCAGATGTGGAAGGACATACGTCCATAGTTGATCTAATTGAGCATTCAATCAGGGACTCTGAAAATGGAGCTTTTTGTTATTCAAGGTCTCGGCTGCCTGGATCTGCAACTTACCCCGTCAGACTGACCAACCCAGTGTCCCGGTTCATGCAGGTGCGCTCGTTGCAGTACCTGTGTCGTTCTGTTATACGTCAGTATACCAGAATAGACTTAATTCAGAAACTGCCTTTGCCAAACAAAATGAAGGATTATTTACAGGAGAAGCACTACTGAAAGATTGAGAACCCTGCATCTTGCACTTTGGGAATAAGAACAAGAGATTGAAATACAGTTTACAAACTTTTCATTGCCATCAAAATCTTTTGCTGCCATAACTATTTCAGTTTTATGTGTAAAAGAGTCATCAGTTTGTTTAGGGGTGGGGAAGTGTCAGCAAGGTGTCTTGGGTTTattttggttctttaaaaaaGGGAAGTCTTGAGGTTTTAGAGGTGTGAATTATGTTTCATCAATGTGCAGAATAATCACAATGTGAATTATTAAATTCTCCTCAATGCCCCCCCCCGCCCAGTCCTTTGCTGCTATCCACTGTGATTTTTATGCATTAAAAGCACATTTCATGTGTATTCAACCCTAAGTAAAGTTGAATGAAACTTAACAGAATGGAAATTGCTATGTCTTTTTAAATGGTCCATTTTCAAAAGACAGTGTTGAATAAACATACCTGCGTGATAAAACACAGAATTTACATATACACTGAAGATGAGTTTTTAATCTCTtactttaaaaagatttatttagaATCGTGAATTGACATAATCTTGGGTAATGGAACGGAGATCTGCAACATATCTTTTAACAAcacttttttctaaattatttctaaaGTTGTGCTAATTCTTTTGGTTGTGAAAAGTTGAGTTTTTCTGTTGCCTTCGTTTTCATCTTCTAGTTTGTCTATTTTAATAAATGGccttacattaaaaaattgtaaagaagtGTATACCATCAAATTAGAAATTGTTGCCTTTTCTGTAATTAAACTCGGGTACAAATTGGCATAACATGAAAACCTATGGAACTagaattattattaaagaaatattagatgaaaaaaaaaatatcaccTCAGATTAAATTTCTCAGGTatcttttctggttccatttctatatatattttaaagatttttgatgctgtttgtatgcttttctctagGATTGTGTCTGCTATTATGGCAGAGGAATaccctttaaaaaattcttgagaATTATAGATGAAGTACGGTTTCTCATcaatttatgtttatttgtttactgttgagattgaatttattttttgcaattatttttaacaAGAGCAATACAACAATAGTACTGATAGTACTGATAAAAGAAAATCCTGAAATAACACTATAGCTATTGTGATAGGCACCATTCTATAGATTTACATTTATTAAGACGCTTAGACCTCAGAATCACCCTAAGAGGTAAGTACTgttgttatccccatttcacagatgaggaaactaaagttaAATAAGTTAGTGAGCTGTAAGAGGCAGAGTGAGGATTCAAAACCAGCCATTGTGGCCCCAGAGTGTGTGTTCTTAACAACTCTACCATTTTGCATTTTGATATtgagaacaggaaagaaaatgcAGTTTAGGATCCCAGTGGCCTTACAATGCTATTTCCAGGCCCTCTGGAGTCCTGTGTGCTTCCTTGCCTCTAGAGTAATGGGCTGCCTCTACATTATCAAGCGTTACCCTTGGTTTTTCTTGTCGTTGCAATTTGATTTTATCAAAAGAACAAACCTCAGTACTGTTTTGATTTAGACCTGTTTAAAGATGGATTCTTATTTAATTGTCAGACTTTTATTGCACAATATTTAACAGCTGTTGAGGAGGTAGTCACTGTAATCAAATACGCTCTTACTCGAAAGACAAGGCTGATAAGATAAGTTTGTTGGAATGAAGCAATCCACTTAAAAGTGTAGATGtggcagtatttcttttttaagttttccaAATAAGAATAGATTGTCTAAGCCAAGTAATCACAGAAGTTGTGATTAAACATTCCTCAAAAATCGCCCACATTTCATGAAATCGTCACTTTTAACAGGTCTAGCAAAAGTTGAAGTCTGGTTGTCTTGCATGGAGGCTTGGGTGTACAGAACACAACGGTCTGTTATAGAACTTAATAatccatattcattcattcagtgttgTATATAAATGCAGCTAGCTGCCAGGTACCTTTCCAATTCGGGGGATACGgactgtatgcatgtgtgtggtatgtgtatgtgtgtaggtgtgtatgtatgttacagaaaaaatgctatggagaaaaatataaagaggtAAAGTATGTTGGTTGAGGTGAGTTAGGATTGTCATTTTATATGTGATGATAAATTGGCTTTCTTGATAAAATAACATTTGAGCAAAGATCTAAAAAAGTGTGGGAGCAAACCATCTGCATATCTAAGGAAAGCAAGTTCCAGGCACAGGAAACATCTCATGCAAAGGTGTTGAAAAAGGAGTGTGCTTGGGTATCCAGGGAGTAGTGGTCACGCAGTGAGGTCCAAGAACAGGGAGTGGGGTAGTTGTGGgaaatgagatttgagagggaGAAGGGGCAGATAAGGTACAGAATTTCCCTCTGGGTGTGAGGAGACCCACGAAAGAAGTCCAAGCTCCAAATTATATTTAACAGTATCTCTGGCAAAAATAAACTGGTGGGGGAGCCGCAAAAATGAAAAGGGGACCAGGAAAGAGTTGATAGTATTTCAGAACAGGGTGGTAGGAATGGAGGTGGGATAAcctggatatattttaaaagtagagtGCTGAGGATTTACTATTGGAATAGAtatggaaggagagaaaaagaggagtaAAGGGTAACTCCAAAGTTATTGGCTCCAGCACTGGAAGGGTGAAATGCCGAGACTGGAAAGAGTACAAGAGGAGAAAATTGGGTGTGAGACGAGAGGGAATCAGCTCAGTTTGGGACATAGTGAAATTGAGGTATCTATTagatatacaaattattttaataagatccAGGTACTATGAATCTTATGGATATTATGGATCTTATGGATAAGTTCCTTATCTTAAGGAACTATGGAATGACAatacaaaacatattttatagggttattttttaaatcatgtataCTTTACAAAGGTCTCAAATTCTTTTGAAAGTAGTCTGATATAAACAAGACATAATAAATTCAGTCAATCAATATAattctggaaaattatttttaaaaaattttttaacttttctgagcaCATAGTAGgtctatatatttatggagtacgtgagatactttgatacaggcatgcgttgtgtaataatcacatcatggtaaatggggtatctaGCTCCTCAAAcgtttattctttgtgttacaaacaatccagttatactcttttagttactttaaaatgctaacttattattatttattaaattattattcaccctgttgtgctatcaaatactaggtcttactcattctttctaactacttCCTGTAGCCGTTAACAATTGCCACTATCCGCCCTCACCTGCCCCAGACCCCACTACCttccccagcctctgataaccatccttctaccctctgtctccatgtgttcaattgttttaatttttagctcccacaaataagcgAGAATAtgcgaagtttgtctttctgtagctggcttctttcacttagcacaatgacCTTCAgtcccatccatgttgctgcaaatgacaggatctcctccttttttatgcctgaatagtactccattgtatacaTGTACTACGTTTTCTTTACACATTCGTCTGTTGATGGCCACTTAGTTTGCTTCCAAATCTCGACTACTGTCAATAATGCTGCCATAAGCATGGGAGCACAGATATCTCTTGGACATACTCATATATAACCAGTAGTGGGCTTGCTGGATTGTATTctagctctgtttttagttttttgaggaacctccaaacagttctccatagtgattgtactaatttacattcccaccaacagtgcatgagagttcccttttcttcttatccttgccagcatttgttattgcctgtcttctggataaaagccattttaactggggtgatacagtatctcattgtacttttgatttgcacttctctgatggttcctgatgttgagcaccttttcatatacctgcttgccatttgtatgtcttcctttgagaaatgtctattcagaaattttgtctatttttaaatcagattattagattttttcctatagagttgtttgagccccttatatattctggttattactcccttgtcagatggatagtttacaaatattttctcccattctgtgggttgtctctttgctttgttggttgtttcctttgctgtgaagaagctttttaacttggtaGGGCAAGATAtatgggtctagtttcattcttctgcatatggatatccagttttctaagcaccatttattgaagagactgtctttttcccAATATATGTCGTTGGCACTATTTTCGAAAACAAGtccactgtaggtgtgtggatttgtttctgggtttctTATTCTGTTCCAgcggtctatgtctctgtttttatgccaataccatactgttttggttacggtagctctgtagtataatttgaagtcaggtatgtgattcctccagttttgttctttttgcacagAATACAtgtggctattctgggtcttttgttaCTCTATGTAACTTTTacgattttttctatttctgtcaagAATGGCATTGgcattttgataaggattgtaaatttgtagatttctttgggttgtatggacattttaacaatatttattcttccaatccatgaacatggaatatcttttcagtttttgtgtgtcctcttcaatttctttcatcagcattttatagtttGCCTTTTATAGATCTTTTACTTATTAGGTTAAAtggtttcctaggtattttatattacttgtagctattataaataggattggtctcttgatttctttttcacattgttcactgttggcatacatGAACGCtactgctttttgtattttgatttcgTATCTTGCAACTTGACAGAATTCTTTGTCAGTTCCAGtcgttttttggtggagtctttaggtttttccaaatataagatcatatcatctgcaaacaaggataatttgactgtTTCCTTTCCAGTTTAGATGCTTTTGGTGTGAGGAGACCCACAAAAGAAGTCCAAGCTCCAAATTATATTTAACAGTATCTCTGGCAAAAATAAACTGGTGGGGGAGTGGCAAAAATGGAAAGGGGACCAGGCAAGAGTTGATAGTATTTCAGAAAAGGGTGGTAGGAACGGAGGTGGGATAACCTGGATAAGCTGAGGATTTACTATTGGAATAGATATGGGAGGAGATAAAAAGAGGATTGAAGGATAACTCCAAAGTTATTGGCTCCAGCACTGGAACGGTGGATCGCCGAGATTGGAAAGAGTACAAGAGGAGAAAATTGGGTGTGAAGCGAGAGGGAATTAGTTCAGTTTGGGACATAGTGAAATTGAGGTACCTATTagatatacaaattattttcttaataagatCCAGGTACTATGAATCTTATAGATATTATGGATCTTATCAGTACTATCagtactattattgtattgctctTGTTATAAACAAttgcaaaaaataaattcaatctcAACAGTAAACAAACATAAATTGATGAGAAACCATCCTTCATCTACAATtctcaagaattttttaaagggtATTCCTCTGCCATACTAGCAGACACAATCCTAGAGGAAAACATACAAACAGcatcaaaaatctttaaaatatatatagaaatggaaccagaaaagatACCTGAGAAACTTAATCTGAGGTAATAGAGACTTACACAACAATTTAAATACATTGATGTTTATCAGGTTTTTTTGTTggtggttggttttgttttgttttttgagacggagtcttgctctgtggcccaggctggggtgtagtggcgtgatctcagctcactgcaacctctgcctcctaggtttaagtgattctcctgcctcagcctccagactagctaggattacaagcactgGCCgctatgactggctaatttttgtattttatattagtagagacaggtttgtaaattagtagagacagggtttcaccatgttggccaggctggctctgaacttctgacctcaaacgatccgtccgccttggcctcccaaagtgttgggattacaggcatgagccactgcgcccagcctatcaGTTATTTATTATAGTGACAATATAGagataaattaaatatcaaatactaGGGGATTAACTGTCAAGAACTAGGAAGTGCTTGAAATTTGAACCTGCTTACAACCTAACGAGTAGCCTCCCAGTGTTTCAtatgctggcagaagacacaagACTTCTGAGTCAGAGACAAAGGACATTCATATTCTCTGTACACCAGGAGGGAGAAGCTTTATCTTCATATTGACTCTCCACGCTCCCCCTCCCAAGTCTAAGGGGCAATATGGAGCAGTCCATATGGATGCTGCATAGAGCAGGGCTCTGAGTCCTAGATGAAGAACCTTAGAGACTCAGAGTTTAAGAAATgcccatcacataaacaggatGCAAGTAATCGTTTGTGAGGATGACATTATCTTTATTACCCTGGACAGCAAATAAATCTGCCCTC from Gorilla gorilla gorilla isolate KB3781 chromosome 7, NHGRI_mGorGor1-v2.1_pri, whole genome shotgun sequence carries:
- the LOC115935618 gene encoding suppressor of cytokine signaling 6-like codes for the protein MKKISLKTLRKSFNLNKSKEETDFMVVQQPSLASDFGKDDSLFGSCYGNDMASCDINGEDEKSGKNKSKSDSLMGTLKRRLSAKQKSKGKAGTPSGSSADEDTFSSSSAPIVFKGVRAQRPIRSTSLRSHHYSPTPWPLRPTNSEETCIKMEVRVKALVHSSSPSPALNGVRKDFHDLQSETTCQEQANSLKSSASHNGDLHLHLDEHMPVVIGLMPQDYIQYTVPLDEGMYPLEGSRSYCLDSSSPMEVSAVPPQVGGRAFPEDESQVDQDLVVAPEIFVDQSVNGLLIGTTGVMLQSPRAGHDDVPPLSPLLPPMQNNQIQRNFSGLTGTEAHVAESMRCHLNFDPNSAPGVARVYDSVQSSGPMVVTSLTEELKKLAKQGWYWGPITRWEAEGKLANVPDGSFLVRDSSDDRYLLSLSFRSHGKTLHTRIEHSNGRFSFYEQPDVEGHTSIVDLIEHSIRDSENGAFCYSRSRLPGSATYPVRLTNPVSRFMQVRSLQYLCRSVIRQYTRIDLIQKLPLPNKMKDYLQEKHY